One part of the Campylobacter sp. RM16189 genome encodes these proteins:
- a CDS encoding YggT family protein, whose product MILSTFLSAIADILHMVIQIYVWIIIISAIISWVRPDPYNPVVQLLYRLTEPVYAWIRKFVPTVFGGIDLAPIFILLALQFFDRFFISLLLQYANSI is encoded by the coding sequence ATGATACTATCTACTTTTTTATCCGCTATTGCCGATATTTTGCATATGGTGATTCAAATTTACGTCTGGATTATCATTATATCAGCCATTATTAGCTGGGTAAGACCAGATCCGTATAATCCTGTTGTTCAGCTTTTATATCGTCTTACGGAGCCCGTTTATGCCTGGATTAGAAAATTTGTCCCTACAGTATTTGGAGGGATAGACCTGGCGCCGATTTTCATACTTTTAGCACTTCAGTTTTTTGATAGATTTTTCATAAGCTTACTGCTGCAATATGCTAATTCGATTTAA
- the gltX gene encoding glutamate--tRNA ligase: MYRFAPSPTGDMHLGNLRVAILNYLCSLQDKSGFIVRIEDTDKERNIEGKDQEILEILTKFGIKWDQLYYQSANLKFHRQLASKLMIDKRAFACFCTESELEAKKENAKAKGIAYRYDGTCERMSDEEVLACEKPFVIRMKKPKETMKFTDAIKGEVSFEPENVDSFVIMRADKTPTYNFACATDDMLEGVTFVIRGEDHVSNTPKQELIREGLDYTSKIRYAHLPIILNIEGKKMSKRENESSVKWLLSKGFMPEAIANYIISLGYKAPVEIFTIKDAAQWFDISKVSPSPAKFDIKMLEHINREHIKLASSERLAALSGLDENLADLIKFYTQEASLLNEIKQKIEAIFAPKDIPDEFKNECEIIKGAANSLNLDEFQSFDEFKKALMSATNLKGKSFFMPLRILLTNEQHGPELSELFPLIKEKLKEILQ, encoded by the coding sequence ATAAAAGTGGCTTTATAGTGCGTATAGAAGATACCGATAAAGAAAGAAATATAGAAGGAAAAGACCAAGAAATTTTAGAAATTTTAACTAAATTCGGTATCAAATGGGATCAGCTCTACTATCAAAGCGCAAATTTAAAATTCCACCGTCAGCTTGCTTCAAAGCTAATGATAGATAAGCGAGCGTTTGCCTGCTTTTGCACTGAAAGCGAACTGGAAGCTAAAAAAGAAAACGCTAAAGCCAAAGGCATAGCATATCGCTATGACGGCACTTGCGAAAGGATGAGCGATGAAGAGGTTTTAGCCTGCGAAAAGCCTTTTGTAATCCGCATGAAAAAGCCAAAAGAAACGATGAAATTTACAGACGCTATCAAAGGCGAAGTAAGCTTTGAGCCCGAAAATGTCGATAGCTTTGTCATCATGCGTGCCGATAAAACCCCTACTTACAACTTCGCCTGTGCAACCGACGATATGCTTGAGGGCGTTACTTTCGTCATACGCGGAGAGGATCACGTAAGCAACACGCCTAAGCAAGAGCTTATCAGAGAGGGGCTTGATTACACGAGTAAAATTCGCTACGCACATCTTCCTATCATCTTAAATATAGAGGGCAAAAAGATGAGCAAGCGTGAGAACGAAAGTAGCGTAAAGTGGCTGCTTTCTAAAGGATTTATGCCGGAAGCCATAGCAAACTACATCATATCGCTTGGCTATAAAGCTCCTGTGGAAATTTTTACTATAAAGGACGCTGCACAGTGGTTTGACATCTCTAAAGTCTCGCCAAGTCCTGCGAAATTTGATATAAAAATGCTTGAGCATATAAACAGAGAACATATCAAACTAGCTAGCAGCGAGCGACTTGCCGCACTTAGCGGATTGGATGAAAATTTAGCGGATCTAATCAAATTTTACACCCAAGAGGCAAGCTTGCTAAACGAGATCAAGCAAAAGATAGAGGCGATATTTGCGCCAAAAGACATTCCTGATGAGTTTAAAAACGAGTGCGAGATCATAAAAGGCGCTGCAAATTCATTGAATTTAGATGAATTTCAAAGCTTTGACGAGTTTAAAAAGGCTTTAATGAGCGCTACAAATTTAAAAGGCAAAAGCTTTTTCATGCCGCTTAGAATTTTGCTTACAAACGAACAGCACGGACCTGAACTAAGCGAGCTGTTCCCTCTAATAAAAGAAAAATTAAAGGAAATTTTACAATGA